One Brassica napus cultivar Da-Ae chromosome A1, Da-Ae, whole genome shotgun sequence genomic region harbors:
- the LOC106356601 gene encoding caffeic acid 3-O-methyltransferase-like: protein MNSLQKSGGSSNEEEDMLLAMQLCGIELIAYCVKTARELDLLEIMARARPLGIHLSTLYLASKAAPNNPDAPVMIDRLLRLLVAYSVCTCKLVKDETGRESRTYGLGNVGKKFIKDEHGISIAPYVLFHCSHTKGVTWSYLTESILEGGASAWEKASGALVFEYMKENESLKEDFNESMMSHTTIVMNKILENYNGFESLRDSTLVDVGGGIGTNLAQALSKFPHLKGINFDLPHIVSEAPQIHGVEHIGGDMFDEIPRGQAILMKWILHDWSDEKCVEILRNCKKAIPETGRVIVIETIVPREVNNTDIATKNALHSDVGMMCLTRGGRERTKEEFEVLAMKGGFKLPNFIYGAYSFWVLELYPN from the exons AtgaattctctacaaaaatccGGAGGTTCttcgaacgaagaagaagatatgtTACTAGCCATGCAACTTTGCGGCATAGAACTTATCGCTTACTGTGTGAAAACTGCAAGAGAATTAGATTTGCTCGAGATTATGGCTAGAGCCAGGCCCCTAGGGATCCATCTCTCAACGTTGTATTTGGCATCAAAGGCTGCACCAAATAATCCAGACGCTCCGGTGATGATTGATCGATTGCTACGCCTCCTTGTTGCATATTCGGTGTGTACATGTAAATTAGTGAAAGACGAAACAGGAAGAGAGTCAAGGACATACGGACTAGGAAACGTTGGAAAGAAGTTCATCAAGGATGAACATGGAATTTCTATTGCGCCCTATGTGCTTTTCCACTGTTCACATACCAAGGGAGTTACATG GTCTTACCTCACGGAGTCGATACTAGAAGGCGGAGCATCGGCATGGGAGAAAGCTAGTGGGGCATTGGTATTTGAATACATGAAGGAAAATGAAAGTCTCAAGGAAGATTTCAACGAGTCTATGATGAGCCATACGACAATAGTAATGAACAAAATATTAGAGAATTACAATGGGTTTGAGAGTTTGAGGGATTCCACGTTGGTAGATGTAGGAGGCGGCATAGGCACTAATCTTGCCCAAGCACTCTCCAAGTTCCCACATCTGAAAGGTATCAACTTTGATTTGCCTCACATCGTCTCGGAAGCTCCCCAAATTCatg GCGTGGAACATATTGGTGGTGATATGTTTGATGAAATTCCACGAGGCCAAGCCATATTGATGAAG TGGATACTTCATGATTGGAGCGATGAAAAATGTGTGGAGATATTAAGAAACTGCAAGAAAGCAATACCAGAAACTGGAAGGGTAATCGTAATCGAAACGATAGTCCCTAGGGAAGTAAACAACACTGATATAGCAACCAAGAATGCACTACATTCAGATGTAGGGATGATGTGTTTAACGCGTGGGGGCAGAGAGAGAACCAAAGAGGAATTTGAAGTATTAGCTATGAAAGGCGGATTTAAACTCCCTAATTTTATTTATGGTGCTTACTCTTTTTGGGTCCTTGAATTATATCCAAATTGA